The sequence TCAGGTATGCACCGCCTCCACCGGCTCCAGCCGATCCACCTCCTCGTCCGTAAACAGCCGCGAGCGGATCACAAATCGTACGCCCATCGGAATTTCCAGCGAGAAGCTTGCGCCACGGCCTTCTTTCACATCCAGCGTGAGCTGCATGTGCTTCCAATAGGCAAACTGATCGCGCGCCATGTAAAACGGACACCCGTACACCTCGCCCAGCTTTACGTCGCTGTCGCCCAGCCGAAAGTCGCCCTGCTCAAAGCACATGGGCGACGAGCCGTCGCAACAGCCGCCGCTTTGGTGAAACATCAGGGGGCCGTGGCGCTCGCGCACTTGATCGATGACGGCCTTTGCGTCGTCGGTTACAATAACTCGGGGCACGGGAGTCTCCATGGTGGCGTCGGTCGGTTTGGTTGAGAAAGCGAATGTCAAGCGGTGAGCGGCTGGGGAGATGCTACGCTGCACCGTTTGTCATGTCGAGCACGACGCGTCCCGTGATGTCGCCGTGGCGCATGCGGTCAAACACATCGTTGATATCATCCAGTGGAGCGGTGGATTCGACATGGGCCTGCACGAGGCCGTCGGCCGCGAAGTTAATGGACTCCTGCAAGTCGTTGCGCGTGCCCACGATGGATCCGCGGATCGTGACGCCGTTCAAAACGGTGTCGAAGATCGGAAGCGGGAAGTCGCCCGGCGGGAGGCCGTTGAGAACGAGCGTGGCCCCTCGACGCAGCGTGTCGAGCGCCTGCCGGAATGCGGGCGTCGAGACGGCTGTTACGAGAGCGCCGTGGACACCGCCAATCTCATCCTGCACGACGGTGCCCGGATCTTGGGTTTTCGCATTGATCGTGAGGTCGGCGCCCAGTTCCTCCGCAAGCTTCAGCTTCTCGTCCGCAATATCCACAGCGACGACGCGCATGCCCATTGCCCGGGCGTACTGCACGGCAAGATGGCCGAGCCCGCCGATACCAGAAATGAGCACCCAGTGACCGGGCTGCACCTCAGTCACCTTCAGGCCCTTGTATGTGGTGACCCCAGCACACAAAATCGGCGCGAGTGAGACAAAGTCAGGATCGTCGGGCAGAACGCCAACGTACTCGGGATCGGCCACGACATAGTCTGCGTAGCCGCCATCTACGCTGTAGCCAGCGTTTTCTTGTTGGTGGCACAGTGTTTCCCAGCCACCGCGGCAGTGCTCGCACACGCCGCATGCGGTGTACAACCAAGGGACGCCTACGGCATCGCCTTCTTTAACGACTGTCACGTTGCGGCCCACACCGGCTACGTAGCCCACGCCCTCGTGGCCAGGGATTAACGGCAGTTTTGGCTTCACGGGCCAGTCGCCATCTGCAGCATGTAGATCTGTGTGGCAAACGCCACTAGCCTGCACGTTTACGAGGATCTCATCGGGGCCGGGTTCGGGAGTGGGGTGGTCTTCAATCGAAAGCGGTTTGCCGAATTCATGAACAACCGCAGCTTTCATCTTCTTTGACATTGGAACAAGGTCAATCGGGGAAAGAGGTTGTGAAGCAATGAATTATAGAAACGGCCTCGGCACCAGCACGAGGTCGCACTGGTGCCAGGTATGCCGTATCTATCTTCTATCGATGGGAAGACCGATCCGCGAAAGATCCGTCTTCAACATTGGCCTATCATCCTGAGCGCGGCGCGAAATCTCCGCTGAAGCAATAGGCTGGAAGGCGCAAGACCGCCGTACCGAGCTCAGGATGAACCGCCATAACGCTTTGAGGTCTAGAAGAAGCCCATTGCGTTCTTATCGTAGCTGATGAGCATGTTTTTGGTCTGGCGGTAGTGGTTGAGCATCATCTTGTGGTTCTCGCGCCCAAATCCGCTCTTCTTGTAGCCGCCAAAGGCTGCATGGGCCGGATACAAGTGGTAGCAGTTCACCCACACGCGGCCCGCTTTAATCGCACGCGGCACCTGGTACAGCTGGTGCGCATCGCGCGTCCACACGCCGGCGCCAAGGCCGTAGAGGGTTTCGTTGGAAATCTCGATGGCCTCCGCCTCGTCTTTGAACGTCGTCAGGCTCGTCACCGGCCCAAAGATCTCTTCCTGAAACACGCGCATCTGGTTGTGCCCCTTAAAGATCGTGGGTTCGATGTAGTAGCCCTTATTGACGGGCTCGCCATCGCCGCCTGCGGCCACAGCCAAGCCCTTCGCCTTGGCCACCTTGCCGCCTACAAGCACTTCAGCGCCCTCCTGGCGCCCCACCTCAAAGTAGTTTTTGATCTTCTCGTACTGGTCGTTTGACGCCTGCGCGCCCACCTGCGTTTCGGTGTCTAGCGGGTTGCCCACCCGGATGTTCTTCACCCGGTCGACCACCGCCTCCACAAAGTCATCGGCAATGGACTCTTGCACCAGGATGCGGCTCGGGCAGGTGCACACCTCGCCCTGATTCAGCGCAAACATGGCGGCGCCTTCCAGGCACTTGTCCCAGAACGCATCGTCGGCGTCCATCACGCTCTCAAAGAACACGTTGGGGCTCTTGCCGCCCAGCTCCATCGTCACCGGAATCAAGTTCTCCGACGCGTACTGCATGACGAGGCGGCCGGTGGTGGTTTCGCCGGTGAACGCCACTTTGGCAATGCGCTCGCTCTTGGCCAGCGGCTTGCCCACCTCGGGCCCAAAGCCCTGCACAATGTTGAGCACGCCCGGCGGCAGCAGATCCGCCTCGTCAACCAGCTTTATCCACTCCATGATGGAGACCGGCGTTTGCTCGGCCGGCTTCACCACGGTGCAGTTTCCCGCGGCCAGGGCCGGCGCAATCTTCCAGGCGGCCATCAGGAGGGGGAAGTTCCACGGAATGATTTGCCCCACCACGCCCAGCGGCTCGGGCACGTGCATGGCTACCGTATCGCTGTCGAGCTCTGCGACGGAGCCCTCTTCAGCGCGAATCACGCCCGCAAAGTACCGGAAGTGATCCACCACCAGCGGCAGGTCGGCGTTGAGCGTTTCGCGGATCGGCTTGCCGTTGTCTACCGTGTCGCAGCGCGCGAGAAACTCCAGGTTCTCTTCGGTAAGATCGGCAATCTTGTTCAGGATGTTGGCGCGTTCGGTGGCCGAGGTGCTGCCCCATGCCTCGCGGGCGTCGTGCGCCGCATCCAGGGCCCGCGCTACATCGCTCGCATTCGAGCGCGCCACGCGGCAGTAGTTTTCACCGTCGATGGGCGAGGGGTTGTCGAAGTACTCGCCATCCACCGGGTCCACAAACGCACCACCGATGTAGTTGCCATAGGTGTCTTGGAAATTGGGACGATCGTAAATCATGGGTCGCTCGCTGTCAACAAAAGAAGTACGTGAAGGGACCGAAAGGCTGTGCCGCGTAGTGGTGGCGGGGCCAACGCCCGGGCCGGCATGGGCCAAGCCCCGCACGTAGGCACACAGCTCTCACGGATCATGATTAGTATAGGAAGCGCTTCCATCAATAAACCTTCATATTCTCCCAAAAAGTTGCGCTATTCTCTCAATGCCTAGCGGGCAGCGCGCGGCGCTCTTGTCGCGGGCCCCGGGTTGGGAATCATTTGACGGGCGAAGCGCTTTCAGTACTGCACTCCGTGAATTTTTCTTCACCGCCTTCCTCGTGCTCTCATGGAGGCTCTTGCATCCGCTGCGCCCGCCCCCGGCTCGCTTCAAACACTCGTTGAAAACCGCACGTCGTTCGGCGGCCGCGACATTCAGTTCTCGGTGTACGACACCTACGCCGCGGCGCAGCGGGTGGCCTTGCGGGCGGCCCATCCGTTGTATTGCGGCATGGTCACCGGAAAAAAGGTGGTGCATCTGCCCGATGCCGATGCGGCCCCGTTCGATTTTTTGCCCGGCGAGTCGCTCGTTGTGCCGCCCATGGAGACCATCTACATCGACTTTCCGGAAGCGGACGAAACGCCTACCAAGTGCCTTACGCTAGAGATTGACACCGACAAGGTGCGGCGGCTGGTGGACCGGATGAACGAACAGATGCCCCGCCCTCCCGAGGCCCGTGACTGGTCGGCCGATGAACTGAGCTACTGCCACTTCCAAAACTCGAACGGCATCGAGCGGGTGCTGCTGTCGCTCCTTTCCCTCTTTACCGATGACGAGGCGGGCCCTCACCGCGACACACTCATCGACCTGAACGCCGCCGAGTTGGTCATTCGCATGCTGCAGACGAAGTCGCGCGCCCTGCTGTTGTGCAATCCGTCGGAGCACGCCCCACGCCACGGCCTCGCGGCGGCCATTCAGTACGCCCGCGACCATCTGGATGCGTCGCTCACGGTCGACGAACTGGCAGCCAAGGCGTGCATGAGCACATCGAGCTTCTACCGTTACTTTCGCAATGAACTGGGCATGACGCCCGTGCAGTTCCTCACGCGCGAGCGCATGCGGCGCGCCCGAGAGCTCCTGCGCACCACCGACCGCTCGGTAACGGACATCAGCGACGCGGTGGGCTTTAGCAGCCTCAGCCACTTCATTAGCACGTTCAAGGAGCACGTGGGCACCACGCCAAAGCAGTTTCAACTGCAAAGCACGTCTACACCAACCGCCTGAGCATTAGGTCGAAAGCGTTCGGCGGCCGCGCCCTACCGAAGCGCCCTGCGCTGCATTGGAACCCGGCGCCGCTACGGCTCATTGAGCCCATGCTATGAAACCAACGACCATCTTACAGGAACTCAAGCAGGCCGCCGAGCAGCTGGGCATGGAGGTACGCACCGAGAAAGGCAACTTTCGCGGCGGACGCTGCACCGTGGCGGGCACACCCGTCATCATGCTCAACAAGCGGCACATGCCAGAAGTGCGGCTGCGTATTTTGGCCGACGCGCTGCGCGATGCGCCGCTCGACACCATCTACCTCAAGCCGTCTGTTCGTGATGCACTAGAGGAGGCGTGGGAGCAGCTTGAGACGCCGCCGGAGGCCACGCATGCCCGGTAGTCCCACGCTTGACGTAACCCTCCTGGGCACGGGCACCTCCACCGGCGTGCCCGTGCTGGGGTGCGACTGCCCGGTGTGCACCTCGCCCGACCCAAAAGACACGCGCCTGCGCTGCGCGGCCTACGTGCGGGCCGGTAGCCTGGGGCTCTTGATCGACACCGGCCCCGATTTTCGTCAACAGGCCCTTACCTACGGCGTGCATCGCCTCGATGCGGTGTGCTACACGCATCACCACTTCGATCATATCGCGGGCCTCGACGACCTGCGGCCCTATTTCTTTCAAAACCGCACGCCCATGCCGTGCTACGGGCCGCCGCAAACGGTGGAGATCCTGCGCGAGAAGTACGACTACGTGTTTGGCAGCGCGCCCTACCCCGGGGCGGCCCGTGTGTATCTGGAGGCGGTTGCGGATGCGTTCTGTGTGGACAGCCGCCACGAAGATGGCGCCGCGGTGCAAGTAACGCCGGTGCCGCTACTGCACGGATCGCTGCCGGTGTACGGCTACCGCGTGGGGCGGTTTGCCTACCTTACCGACGTGAGCACGATTCCCGAAGACAGCTTTGCGCTGCTGGAAGGCCTGGACGTGCTGGTGCTCGATGCCCTGCGGCCCAAGGCGCACCCCACGCACCTCTCGTTCGACGAAGCCGTTGCCACGGCCGAGCGCATCGGCGCCACGCAGACGTTTTTCGTGCACATGACGCACAACGTGCGCCACGCCGAGCAGAACGCGCGGCTCCCCGCGGGCATCGCGTTGGGCTACGACGGCCTCACCTTCACCATCGACGCGTAACCATGGCCCTTTCCCTGCTTATCCTCAACGGTCCCAACCTAAACCTGCTGGGCACCCGCGAACCCGACACGTACGGCACCACCACGCTCGGCGACCTGCAGGCGATGCTGGAGGCGGCCTTTCCGGACGTGCGCTTCCGCTTCGTCCAGTCGAACCACGAGGGCGCCCTTATCGACGCGCTCCACGCCGCCCACCAAGAAGACTATACGGGCGTCGTCTTCAATCCGGGCGGCTACACGCATACCTCCGTGGCCTTGCGCGACGCCATCGCCGCCATCCAGCCGCCGGTCATCGAGGTGCACCTGTCCAACATCCACGCCCGCGAGCCTTTCCGGCAGACCTCGCGCACGGCCGGGGCGTGCCGGGGGCAAATTAGCGGATTGGGCGTGGCGGGCTACCGGCTGGCCGTGGACGCGCTCCGGCGCATAACCGATGCCGCACGCTGACGCGCCGCCTTCGCGGCGCTAGGGGCTGTTTGATGAATGGATATTCAGCCGAGACACAGCGGGCGACGTGCAGGAACGGAGCCCAAACAAGCCCTGTAGCGGCGCTACCGGGCGCGTGCCGCATCCGTTCTGCACAAGATCCGCGAAGAAGCCACAGGCCATGGACATTCTGCCAAACAGCTTCTTACGCCTGGACCTCGACAACGCGCGTACCATCGGCAAAGCGTAGCGTAAGGCGTGTGCCCGGTTCGGCCGCCGCAGCCGTAGGCACCACCGTGCCGTCTCGTTGCACCAGCGCGTAGCCGCGCCGCAGCGGCGCCTCGGGATCGAGGCTGCGCAGCTGTTGCTGCAATGTGGCCACCCGCTGCCGGCGCTCGCGCACCATCGCACGGCCGGCCCGCTGCAAGCGATCCACCAGATGATCGAGGCGCTGCTGCGCGTTGTGCAGCCGCGTGACGGGGCTGTGGAACGCGCGCGATTGCACCAGGCGCTCCACCGCGCCGCGGGCCGTGCGCACCCGGTCGTGCACGTTGGCGCGCATCCGTTGGTGCAAGCCCCGCACCTGCTCACGGAGCTCCTGCTGATCGGGCACCGCAATCTCGGCCGCCATCGAGGGCGTTGCCGCGCGCGCATCGGCCACAAAGTCGGCAATGGAGACGTCCGTTTCGTGCCCCACCGCGCTGATGATGGGCACCGTCGCCTCGGCAATGGCGCGCGCCACCCCCTCTTCGTTGAACGCCCACAGGTCTTCCGTCGAGCCGCCGCCGCGGCCCACAAGGAGAACGTCTGGCCGCCGGGCATCGCTAGCGGGGAGGGCGTCGAACCGCCGGATGGCGCGGGCGATGGCCGTGGGCGCCTCGGTTCCTTGGACGGGCACCGGGCAGAGCACCACCTGCGCCAGCGGATAGCGCCGCTGTAGCACCGTGCGCATGTCGTGGAAGGCCGCGCCGCTTCCGGAGGTGACAATACCCACGGTATGCGGGAACGACGGCAACGACTGCTTCCGCTCCGCCGCAAACAATCCTTCGGCCTTTAGCGTCGCCTTGAGCTGCTCAAACGCAGCTTGCTGTGCGCCGCGTCCGGCGGGCTTCATCACCTGCACCATCAGCTGCAGTTGCCCGCGCTTCTCGTAGATGCCTGCCGCGGCGCGCACCTGCACCCGGTCGCCATCGGACGGCTCAAACGGCAGATGCCGCACCCGGTAGCGCCACATCACGCATTGGATTTGGGCCGCGTCGTCTTTCAGCGTGAAGTAGCAATGCCCCGAAGCGGCGCGGTTAACATTCGAAAGCTCGCCAGCCACCCACACGTCGCCGTAGTGCGCTTCAACGAGCCCATGCAGCTTGCTTGTTAGGGCCTGCACCGACCATACGTCACCCATGCGCTCGCCTGCAACTATCGATTGGGGAAGGGACAATGCGCTGTCTGAACATCCTTCGGGGCGCCCGGCCGGGCAGCCGCAAACGCCTCAGACAACGCCTAGCGCACTGCGACGCACGAGATTTCTACGCGGGCGCCGCGCGGCAGCGAGGCCACCTCTACCGCCACACGCGCCGGCGGCGTCTCGTTGAAGTAGCGGGCGTACACCTCATTCACCTGCGCGTAATCGTTAATGTCGGTGAGGTAAACGGTGCAGCGGACCGCGTTTTCGTAGGTCATGCTTGCCGCGTTAAGCACGGCGCCCACATTGTCAAGCACGCGCTTGGTTTCTTCTTCCACCGAGCCCTCGATCATGCTATCCGTTTCGGGATCGATGGCAATTTGCCCGGACACAAACAGCGTGTGGTCAACCAGAACGCCCTGGCTGTAGGGCCCAATGGCTGCGGGCGCGAGCGGCGTCTTGACGGTGGTGCGCGTTGCGGAAGTAGAAGGCTCAGTCATGGGCGCACGGGAAGGCCAAAAAAAGACGGATGGTTACCCATAACATCTTGGATCCTACGCCCGGGCACAAGCGAATTCTATCTAAAGAGCATGCCGCGGTGCAGCCTGGGCGCGGCCCGTGCCGTCAGGGCAGAAACACGGTGGTACGCAGGCCCACCTCGCCGCCCGTTACGTCGCCAATGGAAACGCCCACATGCGGGGCAAGGCCCCACCGATCACTGACGCGCCACGTCCACCGCAGCTGCGCATGGCCGTAGGTCTGTGCAGGCAACACAATCGACGCATCGTAGTGGGCGCCGCGCAGCAAGACGCGCCCATACATGCCGTACTGAAAGCGGTGGCGATACGCCACATGCACCTGCCCGTGCGAGGGCAACACCCGCTCGGGCGCAAGAGCCGACACGCCCGATCCATCCTGGCGCTGCAGCTCGCCTTGGGCGCGGTACCGGTAAAAGCCCACCACCGCCAGCCGGTCGAAGGCAAACGTGTGCTCGTACCGGAGCGCAAGCGTCCACTGGTTGCCCGGCGAAAAATACGGCTGCTCGTTGGCCGTGTCGGTGGCGTACGTCGAAAAGCTCCCATCCACTGACAGGACATCCGACCGCGAGAGCTGTAGGTCGCCGCCTAGGGTTGCGGTAAACACGTCGCCGGGGTCGTACGTCCCCGCCATTTGTCGGAAGGGGGTGTAGGGCCCAAGGTAGCGGTACGAAGCGCCGAGCCCAAGCACGAAGCGCGCGCCCAGCGGAACGGCCCACGCCACACGAGGCGTAAGGCCCCACCCTTGCCCAAACGCTGTCACCCGGAAGCCATACGGCCCCTGGCTGAGACGCCCGAGGGCCTGTAGCTCTGCCAAATCCCACTGCTTGGTGCCCACCGGCACGTCGACCGCTACTGTAGAAAGCACGCTGCCCGGGACGTCTTCATACACGTAGGTGGCCCCGAGTTGCACGTTGGAAAAGCCTTGCACGTTGGCCGGCGCTCCGGTCACGGCAGCCCCTGCCAGCCGTGCACGCACCTGCCACTGCGGCGTGAGCGGCGCCACCGCCTCCAGCTCTGTACTCCACTGCGTAAACGACTGCCCGGCAACCTCGTACTGTTGCAGCACCGGGCGCACATGCACGCGATACCGTTGCACCCGGCTGCCCAATTGCTCGGCCTGGCCCATGGCCACGAGCGGGGCCACAAGGAGCAGGAGTGCGGCCCACGTTGCGACGCACCATATCCGGAACGGCGTGTTTCCATTCATGGGGTAAGCGCGAGAGAATGCGCGACCTATGTGTGCAGCGTGCATCATGCGTCTTAGCGTACCAGGGTCATCTTGCGCGTGGCCACGAAGTCACCGGCCGTAATGCGGTAGAAGTACACCCCGCTTCCCACCAGCTGCCCGTGCTGGTTCCGGCCGTCCCACCGCACCACGTGGCGTCCGGCTGCTTTTTCTCCGAGCGTCATCCACCGGACGCGCTGCCCCAGGATGTTGTAGATGGCCACGCGTACGGAGCGTTTTTCTTTGAGCGTAAAGGGAAGCGCCGTGCCCTCCTCAAACGGATTCGGGTAGTTGGGCTTGAGGCGGTTTTTGAAGGCGCGCAGCGGTATGCCTTCGCTTTTTTGCTGTGCAAAGGCCTTGGTGCCCACAATCACGCGCAGGCGGCGGGTGGTCTGCCGCGGCGTGAGCGTAATTTCGATGGATCCATTGTCGACGGGGATAAAGGCGCGCTTGTCGAGATCCAACACGTAGCGTTTAAATCCGTCGGGGCGGTTGCCTTGCGGCGTAAGCTGCAAGCGAACGGTGTTGGTTGTAGGGAGCCGCGTCGCGCTATGGGTCGACACGCGCAGGTCCCACACGCGCCCGGCGGGGCTGGGCGGCTGATAGCTGGCTGCGAGCGCGTGGTCGCCACTCACGATTGACGTACGAACATGCGGCGTGCCAATGCTCGGGGCCTTGGCACGATCGTAGGCATCGTAGCTTTGGGCGGCCCCCTCCATAAGGCCCAGCTGCACCGGCTGATCGGACACGCCGCGCGCGGGCCACTGCGTGGTGACCTGCAACGCATACGCGGCCTGCTCTTTCTTCGCGCGGGCATTGGCCGGTGCAGGTGCCCCGGGCGAGGCCGCTTTCGCCGGCAGGGTAATGCGCACCGGGCGCTGGGTGGGGTTGTACACAAAGTAGCCATTCCAGGG comes from Salisaeta longa DSM 21114 and encodes:
- the aroQ gene encoding type II 3-dehydroquinate dehydratase, producing the protein MALSLLILNGPNLNLLGTREPDTYGTTTLGDLQAMLEAAFPDVRFRFVQSNHEGALIDALHAAHQEDYTGVVFNPGGYTHTSVALRDAIAAIQPPVIEVHLSNIHAREPFRQTSRTAGACRGQISGLGVAGYRLAVDALRRITDAAR
- a CDS encoding DUF779 domain-containing protein, with the translated sequence METPVPRVIVTDDAKAVIDQVRERHGPLMFHQSGGCCDGSSPMCFEQGDFRLGDSDVKLGEVYGCPFYMARDQFAYWKHMQLTLDVKEGRGASFSLEIPMGVRFVIRSRLFTDEEVDRLEPVEAVHT
- a CDS encoding RidA family protein, which encodes MTEPSTSATRTTVKTPLAPAAIGPYSQGVLVDHTLFVSGQIAIDPETDSMIEGSVEEETKRVLDNVGAVLNAASMTYENAVRCTVYLTDINDYAQVNEVYARYFNETPPARVAVEVASLPRGARVEISCVAVR
- the adhP gene encoding alcohol dehydrogenase AdhP, whose product is MSKKMKAAVVHEFGKPLSIEDHPTPEPGPDEILVNVQASGVCHTDLHAADGDWPVKPKLPLIPGHEGVGYVAGVGRNVTVVKEGDAVGVPWLYTACGVCEHCRGGWETLCHQQENAGYSVDGGYADYVVADPEYVGVLPDDPDFVSLAPILCAGVTTYKGLKVTEVQPGHWVLISGIGGLGHLAVQYARAMGMRVVAVDIADEKLKLAEELGADLTINAKTQDPGTVVQDEIGGVHGALVTAVSTPAFRQALDTLRRGATLVLNGLPPGDFPLPIFDTVLNGVTIRGSIVGTRNDLQESINFAADGLVQAHVESTAPLDDINDVFDRMRHGDITGRVVLDMTNGAA
- a CDS encoding MBL fold metallo-hydrolase: MPGSPTLDVTLLGTGTSTGVPVLGCDCPVCTSPDPKDTRLRCAAYVRAGSLGLLIDTGPDFRQQALTYGVHRLDAVCYTHHHFDHIAGLDDLRPYFFQNRTPMPCYGPPQTVEILREKYDYVFGSAPYPGAARVYLEAVADAFCVDSRHEDGAAVQVTPVPLLHGSLPVYGYRVGRFAYLTDVSTIPEDSFALLEGLDVLVLDALRPKAHPTHLSFDEAVATAERIGATQTFFVHMTHNVRHAEQNARLPAGIALGYDGLTFTIDA
- a CDS encoding helix-turn-helix domain-containing protein — its product is MEALASAAPAPGSLQTLVENRTSFGGRDIQFSVYDTYAAAQRVALRAAHPLYCGMVTGKKVVHLPDADAAPFDFLPGESLVVPPMETIYIDFPEADETPTKCLTLEIDTDKVRRLVDRMNEQMPRPPEARDWSADELSYCHFQNSNGIERVLLSLLSLFTDDEAGPHRDTLIDLNAAELVIRMLQTKSRALLLCNPSEHAPRHGLAAAIQYARDHLDASLTVDELAAKACMSTSSFYRYFRNELGMTPVQFLTRERMRRARELLRTTDRSVTDISDAVGFSSLSHFISTFKEHVGTTPKQFQLQSTSTPTA
- a CDS encoding aldehyde dehydrogenase family protein, yielding MIYDRPNFQDTYGNYIGGAFVDPVDGEYFDNPSPIDGENYCRVARSNASDVARALDAAHDAREAWGSTSATERANILNKIADLTEENLEFLARCDTVDNGKPIRETLNADLPLVVDHFRYFAGVIRAEEGSVAELDSDTVAMHVPEPLGVVGQIIPWNFPLLMAAWKIAPALAAGNCTVVKPAEQTPVSIMEWIKLVDEADLLPPGVLNIVQGFGPEVGKPLAKSERIAKVAFTGETTTGRLVMQYASENLIPVTMELGGKSPNVFFESVMDADDAFWDKCLEGAAMFALNQGEVCTCPSRILVQESIADDFVEAVVDRVKNIRVGNPLDTETQVGAQASNDQYEKIKNYFEVGRQEGAEVLVGGKVAKAKGLAVAAGGDGEPVNKGYYIEPTIFKGHNQMRVFQEEIFGPVTSLTTFKDEAEAIEISNETLYGLGAGVWTRDAHQLYQVPRAIKAGRVWVNCYHLYPAHAAFGGYKKSGFGRENHKMMLNHYRQTKNMLISYDKNAMGFF
- the xseA gene encoding exodeoxyribonuclease VII large subunit; protein product: MGDVWSVQALTSKLHGLVEAHYGDVWVAGELSNVNRAASGHCYFTLKDDAAQIQCVMWRYRVRHLPFEPSDGDRVQVRAAAGIYEKRGQLQLMVQVMKPAGRGAQQAAFEQLKATLKAEGLFAAERKQSLPSFPHTVGIVTSGSGAAFHDMRTVLQRRYPLAQVVLCPVPVQGTEAPTAIARAIRRFDALPASDARRPDVLLVGRGGGSTEDLWAFNEEGVARAIAEATVPIISAVGHETDVSIADFVADARAATPSMAAEIAVPDQQELREQVRGLHQRMRANVHDRVRTARGAVERLVQSRAFHSPVTRLHNAQQRLDHLVDRLQRAGRAMVRERRQRVATLQQQLRSLDPEAPLRRGYALVQRDGTVVPTAAAAEPGTRLTLRFADGTRVVEVQA